A window of Bacteroidota bacterium genomic DNA:
TAGGATAAAATATCAGTAAAATAGCCACTTACAGAAATACAAATCAATCAAATTTTCAAAGAACAAAAGTAATTTGTTTAATATCAATAATTTATCAGATCATCGGTAATAAATAATAACAAACAAATTTTCAATTATCATTTTAAATGATATTCCTCATCTTTCGCAACAACTTTCGCCGGGATTATCGAAGCTAAATTTTCTAATACATCCTTCAAATCTTCCCGTATATCCAGCTTCCCGCTAAAAGTAACATTCGATATTTTCGGGCTGACAACGATTTTCTTCCCATAATGCTGCATTAATTTATCTGCAATGTTTTGGATAGATTCCTCATGAAATTCATAGTATCCATCTACCCAACTTATATATTGAGACACATTAACATTCTTTATTATTTGGACATCTCCGGACTGTTGGTAAGAAAGCATTTCTCCCGGATTTATTATTTTTTGTAGGTTATTGCTGGTTTGTACTTGAACTCTTCCATGAACCAAAACGACAGTATGCAACATCTTCCCTGCACTGGTACATACATCAAAAGCTGTCCCCAACACCTGAACATTCATACGATCTGTTTTAACAATAAAAGGTCTGTTTTTGTCGGGACTAACTTGTAAATATGCTTCTCCTTCCACATAAACTTCACGTTTTTCTTTAGAGAAAGTTACAGGATATACGATCCGGGTATTTGCATTCACGTTCATTCGTGTACCATCCGAAAAAATAATATAGGAACGTTTCCCTGCAGGAACGATCAATTGATTGTAGGTATTGGTTCCTCCTTTTATTTTTTGTACCGGCTTGGAGTTAATTGCGAGCATACTATCCCGGGTATATTTCACTTCGCTTTCTCTTCCGGCAATTTTTAATGTTTTATCATCGAACGATAACAACCGGACATCACTTTGACCATTTATCGCCATTCGTTTTGCTTTTAGGATATAATCTGCTAATCCCGATTGCGTTGATGTTGAATTTGTAGGATGAAACCAGGTACTGAAAGCAATAAACAATGCCACACAAGCGGCAACATTAGCCACTCCCCAATAAATAGTTCTTTTTATTTTGCGGGTTTTGTCGAAAGCTGCATTTTTTTCCTGCACTTGTTGCCACAATCTGTTGATTTCATCATTCGACAATCTTTTCCCCTGACTTTGTGAAACGGCTTTCAAAAAAGAATGAGCGCGATGAATTTCTTTCCCCAACTGTTGGTCATATAATTCCATGTCCGCCCAGAAATGCCTGCTCTCTTTAGTTGGATTCAATTCGGAATCAAGAAAATAAGCATCATTCAACAGATCAACTACTGTATAATTTAAATATGACGATCGTTCTTTCATTCTTTTTTTATTATTT
This region includes:
- a CDS encoding FecR domain-containing protein; amino-acid sequence: MKERSSYLNYTVVDLLNDAYFLDSELNPTKESRHFWADMELYDQQLGKEIHRAHSFLKAVSQSQGKRLSNDEINRLWQQVQEKNAAFDKTRKIKRTIYWGVANVAACVALFIAFSTWFHPTNSTSTQSGLADYILKAKRMAINGQSDVRLLSFDDKTLKIAGRESEVKYTRDSMLAINSKPVQKIKGGTNTYNQLIVPAGKRSYIIFSDGTRMNVNANTRIVYPVTFSKEKREVYVEGEAYLQVSPDKNRPFIVKTDRMNVQVLGTAFDVCTSAGKMLHTVVLVHGRVQVQTSNNLQKIINPGEMLSYQQSGDVQIIKNVNVSQYISWVDGYYEFHEESIQNIADKLMQHYGKKIVVSPKISNVTFSGKLDIREDLKDVLENLASIIPAKVVAKDEEYHLK